The sequence below is a genomic window from Nitrososphaerota archaeon.
TTGGCGAAGAGTGAAGGAATATTCGCGGAGCCAGCTGCTGCATCCACTATAGCTGGCTTGAAGAAGCTGGTTGAGACAGGTGCAGTCGATCGTGACGAGGAGGTCATCTGCGTAATCACCGGGGCTGGGTTGAAGGATCCTGTATCTGCCCGACGGTTCGTGAAGAAGGCCAGATCGGTTGAGATAGCGATTCGGAGTGTGGAGGACAGAAGTTTAACCACGCGGTTGGGCCCCACTAAGCTCAGGATACTAGAGATTCTAAGTGGGAAGGAGGCTTACGGTTACGAGATTCGTCAGCAGCTGGAGGAGCGGTTCGGCACCGCTGTCAAGATCCCTGTTGTCTACCAACATTTGAAGGAGCTTGAGGGCATAGGGTTAGTGAGGCGCTCCGGTGTTCGAGAGGTCGGCGGCCGACCTGAACGGCAGTACTATGTTCTAACTGAGAAAGGGCGTATCTCACTGGAACGTTTCCGAAGCTGAACAGGACTTAGTGGTCATCTGGAAAAAGTAGTTGGATAGGTAAGTCTCATTGCAATACCTTTTTCGGCTGTGTGTATGTAGATGGTTGCGTCAGGACTGATTTGAGTGTCGTCTGCGGATCAAGCCGCTAAGCTCGTGAAGCAGCTAGAGGGCAAGGACTGGAAGATTCTTCACGCCCTTGAGCGAAACTTGTCTGCTAAAGAGGATGTGCAGCCTGCGAAGATGACGAAGACTACTGATCTGTTTGCTGAGGAGATTGAGTTTCGCTTAGGTCGGCTTGAAAAGGCTGGTCTGGTGATGCGTACTCCGAACGGGTACTCTCTTGTTACTGCAGGTCTTGACGCTATTGCGCTTAACGCGTTTGCAAACCGGGGGCTCATTTCTGCGCTTGGTAAGCCCATTGGAGTTGGGAAGGAGTCTGACGTCTATGAAGCCATTACTGAGGCGGGTGTTTCGTATGCAGTCAAGTTTTATAGGATTGGCCGAGCAAGCTTCCGCGCTATTAGACGAAAGCGGAGTTATCTTGCAGAGGAGTCTCCGCGCCGCTGGTTCATTATGAGTATCGAGGCTGCTAAGACTGAGTACAACGCGCTTAGGAAGCTTGTAGAGCACTCCGTCGCGGTTCCGAATGTAATCGCTAGGGAGCGTCACGCGTTGTTGATGCCACGGATTGAGGGCGCTATGCTTGTTAACGTCGCGGAGATGAGTGATCCAAAAGGTGTTTTGCTGAAGATTTTAGCTAATGTGCGAGCCGCCTATTTGCAGGCCGGTGTGGTTAACGGGGATCTCAGCGAGTACAATGTACTCTTTGATGGATCTGACGTGTGGCTGATAGACTGGCCTCAAGCTGTTGAACGTTCGCACCCTAATGCGGATACCCTTCTTGACCGTGATGTTCTGAATATTCTAAGGTTCTTTAAACGTAGGTTTAGCGTCGAGTCCAGTCTTGAAGATGTGTCCTTCTATGTCCGCGGTTGGCGTGAAACTCCTTCTATACTTTGAGCTTGGTTTTCGATTTGTGTTTGCGTTGTTCGAAGAAGTTTTAAGGGTTAGTGGGGTCTGATGTGGTCAATGTCTCCTCAAGCCAGAACAACTTATACGAAGCTTGGTCCTCGTGGAATTCTTACTCTTTCACCAGTACTCTTGGAGGCATCTGGGATTAGTATGGGAAGCCAGGTTTGGGTGATCTCCGACGGGGATATCCTGATAATTCGAAGCATCTCCCAGAAGCATCCGGCTTCCTACCCCGTGTTCATTAAGCATCTGCGAGGTATCATTAAACGGTTCCTTTCACGGTGAAGGGGTTTCTTCTCCGAATCTTGTGCTGGGGCGTTTCATTCGTCGCGGTCTCTGGGGTAGTAGTCGTTTCATGCGTTCCACGAGAACGTCGTAGATTGATGGGAGATCGTAGCCTCCTTCTGTGTAGGAGTGGGTTTCTGTAGGTGTGGTTAGGAATATGCTTACCTCGTATCTTCGCCGGTCGCTTCGAATTTCCTTGGTTTTGATGACCGATCTGGCTTCGGTGATGTCGGGGATTCCTTTCTTTAACGCAGACACTGTTTTCCGGAATTTTTCTCTCGTAGCCTCTGCTTCGAACGGGTCTTCAGGTAACCCTACTATGTACATTGGGACTTCGAGCATGTCCTTTTTGGCGATAACTAGTTTCAGGAAGTCTCGGTAGGTCACTATTCCTTGAACCTCTGACCAGAGTAACCCTACTGCATAGGTGGATCTACGTTTCTGAATATTATCTAGGACATCGGATATCTTATCCTCCACTCCGCAGGTGATTGGATCCGTATCCATCAGCCGCGTCACCGCGTAGTCCAGCTGGTTCTGCTTCGGTACACCGATTGCTCCGGTCTCTACGCTTGCAGGCGGTATTATTCTGTAGATGATGTCACTAGATGTGACTATGCCTGCGAGCTTGCCATCTTTGACAACCGGTATGTGGTCAATCCGCTTCTGTATCATCTTGCTTCGAGCCTTGGTCGCCGGGTCATCGGTGCTTACGGTAATGGGCTCTCCTGTCATGATGCTGTTAATCTTGTAGTTCCTCAACTCGTTACGATCCAATGCTTTGACGATGCTTTGAGCGGTAATTTGCCCGGTTATCTCGCGGTTTTCGACTACTGGTAGTGCTCTGATACGGTACTTCTCCATAATGTCTGCGGCTCGTTCCACCTTATCAGACGGGTTGAGTTTAGGAATGTAGGTGACTAATGATTCAGCCTTCTGTGTAGTGATGTTATCTACCTTCAGGATGTCTCGAACCGATATCATGCCAACCTTGTCCTCTTGTTGCATGAAGACTTGGTAGGTGTTCCATTCTCTGAGA
It includes:
- a CDS encoding serine/threonine protein kinase; this translates as MSSADQAAKLVKQLEGKDWKILHALERNLSAKEDVQPAKMTKTTDLFAEEIEFRLGRLEKAGLVMRTPNGYSLVTAGLDAIALNAFANRGLISALGKPIGVGKESDVYEAITEAGVSYAVKFYRIGRASFRAIRRKRSYLAEESPRRWFIMSIEAAKTEYNALRKLVEHSVAVPNVIARERHALLMPRIEGAMLVNVAEMSDPKGVLLKILANVRAAYLQAGVVNGDLSEYNVLFDGSDVWLIDWPQAVERSHPNADTLLDRDVLNILRFFKRRFSVESSLEDVSFYVRGWRETPSIL
- a CDS encoding CBS domain-containing protein codes for the protein MTSSEIGKMAIRDLSEDAHIVEPDMPISKVIGLLREWNTYQVFMQQEDKVGMISVRDILKVDNITTQKAESLVTYIPKLNPSDKVERAADIMEKYRIRALPVVENREITGQITAQSIVKALDRNELRNYKINSIMTGEPITVSTDDPATKARSKMIQKRIDHIPVVKDGKLAGIVTSSDIIYRIIPPASVETGAIGVPKQNQLDYAVTRLMDTDPITCGVEDKISDVLDNIQKRRSTYAVGLLWSEVQGIVTYRDFLKLVIAKKDMLEVPMYIVGLPEDPFEAEATREKFRKTVSALKKGIPDITEARSVIKTKEIRSDRRRYEVSIFLTTPTETHSYTEGGYDLPSIYDVLVERMKRLLPQRPRRMKRPSTRFGEETPSP